The following are encoded together in the Mesoterricola sediminis genome:
- the hypD gene encoding trans-4-hydroxy-L-proline dehydratase — protein sequence MNERTARLRQESLDAVPALTPERALLVTAFHREHLGRHPVPVLRARCFEHLCRHKAVWIGEGELIVGERGPRPKAVPTFPELTCHSAEDLRILDVRPKTSYKVDPAMIEAYEREVIPYWRGRSLRDQIFEVLPAEWHAAYAAGVFTEFMEQRAPGHTVLDGKIYGKGLRDFQADIRASLARLDYAGDPEAVDKRAELEAMHISCDALILLAERHAEEAERQAAACADPVRRGELETLARVCRRVPAEAPRDFQEALHYYWFCHLAVITELNGWDAFSPGHLDQHLLPFYRAGLRAGTLTRESARELLECFFVKFNNHTAPPKVGVTAAESGTYTDFANINLAGLLPDGSDGSNEVTDLLLDVIDEMHLLQPSSNVQVSRKTPDAVLKHALRVIRNGYGFPSLFNADSVVEEQLRQGKALEDARAGGCSGCVEVGAFGKEAYILTGYFNLPKMLELALHDGLDPRTGEQLGPRTGAAADLRTLDDILRAFEAQTRHFLDIKIRGNQVIERLYATRMPAPFLSVLTDDCILTGRDYNAGGARYNNTFIQAVGIGSLTDALAALQSEVLAKGLDLPAFVAALDADFRDQEPLRLRLANRAPKYGNDDPAADELMVRVFRFLFEAIDGRPNGKGGAYRLEMLPTTCHVYFGSVCLASADGRRAGEPLSEGISPVQGADRRGPTAVLRSAGKMDHVKTGGTLLNMKFSPTLLAGDAGIDRLHHLVRAYFKMDGHHVQFNVVTAEKLREAQRDPGRHRDLIVRVAGYSDYFCDLSPELQEEIIRRTEHQSFD from the coding sequence ATGAACGAACGAACCGCCCGCCTGCGCCAGGAGAGCCTGGACGCCGTCCCCGCCCTCACCCCGGAGCGCGCCCTGCTTGTCACGGCCTTCCACCGCGAGCACCTGGGCCGCCACCCGGTCCCGGTCCTCCGCGCCCGCTGCTTCGAGCACCTCTGCCGCCACAAGGCGGTCTGGATCGGCGAGGGCGAGCTCATCGTCGGGGAGCGGGGTCCCCGGCCCAAGGCCGTTCCCACCTTCCCCGAGCTGACCTGCCATTCCGCGGAGGACCTGCGGATCCTCGACGTCCGCCCGAAGACCAGCTACAAGGTCGACCCGGCCATGATCGAGGCCTACGAGCGGGAGGTGATCCCCTATTGGCGGGGCCGGAGCCTCCGGGACCAGATCTTCGAGGTCCTGCCCGCCGAATGGCACGCCGCCTACGCCGCCGGCGTGTTCACGGAGTTCATGGAGCAGCGTGCCCCGGGGCACACCGTCCTCGACGGGAAGATCTACGGCAAGGGCCTGCGGGACTTCCAGGCCGATATCCGCGCCAGCCTGGCCCGCCTGGACTACGCCGGGGATCCGGAGGCGGTGGACAAGCGCGCCGAGCTCGAGGCCATGCACATCTCCTGCGATGCCCTCATCCTGCTGGCCGAGCGCCACGCGGAGGAGGCGGAGCGCCAGGCCGCGGCCTGCGCGGACCCGGTCCGGCGCGGGGAGCTGGAGACCCTCGCCCGGGTCTGCCGGCGGGTGCCCGCGGAGGCCCCCCGTGACTTCCAGGAGGCCCTGCATTACTACTGGTTCTGCCACCTGGCGGTGATCACCGAGCTCAACGGCTGGGACGCCTTCAGCCCCGGCCACCTGGACCAGCACCTGCTCCCCTTCTACCGCGCCGGCCTCCGCGCGGGGACCCTCACCCGGGAATCCGCCCGGGAGCTGCTGGAGTGCTTCTTCGTCAAGTTCAACAACCACACCGCCCCGCCCAAGGTGGGCGTGACCGCGGCCGAGAGCGGCACCTACACGGACTTCGCCAACATCAACCTCGCCGGCCTCCTCCCGGACGGCAGCGACGGCAGCAACGAGGTGACGGACCTGCTCCTGGACGTCATCGACGAGATGCACCTCCTCCAGCCCAGCAGCAACGTGCAGGTCTCCCGCAAGACCCCCGACGCCGTGCTGAAGCACGCCCTGCGGGTCATCCGGAACGGCTACGGCTTCCCCTCCCTCTTCAACGCCGATTCCGTGGTCGAGGAGCAGCTCCGCCAGGGCAAGGCCCTGGAGGACGCCAGGGCCGGCGGCTGCTCGGGCTGCGTCGAGGTGGGCGCCTTCGGCAAGGAGGCCTACATCCTCACGGGCTACTTCAACCTGCCCAAGATGCTGGAACTGGCCCTCCACGACGGGCTGGATCCCCGCACCGGGGAGCAGCTCGGCCCCCGCACCGGCGCCGCCGCGGATCTGCGGACCCTCGACGACATCCTCCGCGCCTTCGAGGCCCAGACCCGCCACTTCCTGGACATCAAGATCCGGGGCAACCAGGTCATCGAGCGCCTCTATGCCACCCGGATGCCGGCCCCCTTCCTGTCCGTCCTCACCGACGACTGCATCCTCACGGGCCGGGACTACAACGCGGGCGGCGCCCGCTACAACAACACCTTCATCCAGGCCGTGGGGATCGGGAGCCTCACGGACGCCCTGGCCGCCCTCCAGTCGGAGGTCCTGGCCAAGGGCCTCGACCTGCCCGCCTTCGTGGCCGCCCTCGATGCCGACTTCCGGGACCAGGAGCCCCTCCGCCTGCGCCTGGCCAACCGGGCGCCGAAGTACGGCAATGATGATCCGGCCGCCGACGAGCTCATGGTCCGGGTCTTCCGCTTCCTCTTCGAGGCCATCGACGGCAGGCCCAACGGCAAGGGCGGCGCCTACCGCCTGGAGATGCTGCCGACCACGTGCCACGTCTACTTCGGCTCCGTGTGCCTGGCCTCCGCCGACGGGCGCCGCGCCGGGGAACCCCTGTCCGAGGGCATCTCCCCCGTCCAGGGCGCGGACCGCAGGGGCCCGACGGCCGTGCTCCGCTCCGCGGGGAAGATGGACCACGTGAAGACGGGCGGCACCCTCCTGAACATGAAATTCTCCCCCACCCTCCTGGCCGGGGACGCGGGCATCGACCGCCTCCACCACCTCGTCCGCGCCTACTTCAAGATGGACGGCCACCACGTCCAGTTCAACGTAGTCACCGCCGAGAAGCTCCGCGAAGCCCAGCGCGACCCCGGCCGCCACCGGGACCTCATCGTCCGGGTCGCCGGCTATTCCGACTACTTCTGCGACCTCAGCCCCGAGCTCCAGGAGGAGATCATCCGCCGCACGGAGCACCAGTCCTTCGACTAG